Proteins encoded within one genomic window of Citrobacter amalonaticus Y19:
- the dcd gene encoding dCTP deaminase: protein MRLCDRDIEAWLDEGRLSINPRPPVERINGATVDVRLGNKFRTFSGHTAAFIDLSGPKAEVSAALDRVMSDEIVLAEGDAFYLHPGELALAVTYESVTLPADLVGWLDGRSSLARLGLMVHVTAHRIDPGWSGCIVLEFYNSGKLPLALRPGMLIGALSFEPLSGPALRPYNRREDAKYRDQQGAVASRIDKD from the coding sequence ATGCGTCTGTGTGACCGAGATATTGAAGCCTGGCTTGATGAAGGCCGTTTGTCGATCAACCCGCGTCCGCCCGTTGAGCGCATTAATGGCGCGACCGTGGATGTGCGCCTGGGCAATAAATTTCGTACATTTAGTGGACATACCGCTGCCTTTATCGATCTCAGCGGGCCAAAAGCAGAAGTGAGCGCCGCGCTGGATCGCGTGATGAGCGACGAGATAGTACTGGCTGAAGGTGACGCATTTTACCTGCATCCGGGTGAACTGGCGCTGGCGGTGACCTATGAGTCGGTGACCTTGCCGGCAGATCTGGTGGGTTGGCTGGACGGACGCTCTTCACTGGCGCGCCTCGGTTTGATGGTTCACGTGACCGCGCATCGTATCGATCCGGGCTGGTCTGGCTGTATTGTGCTGGAATTTTATAATTCCGGTAAATTACCGTTGGCTCTGCGCCCGGGAATGCTGATCGGCGCGTTGAGCTTCGAGCCGCTTTCGGGGCCTGCGCTTCGACCGTACAACCGTCGTGAAGATGCGAAGTATCGCGATCAGCAGGGTGCTGTCGCCAGCCGGATTGATAAAGACTGA